The following are from one region of the bacterium genome:
- a CDS encoding aldo/keto reductase, whose amino-acid sequence MKKIKLGRTGLMVGRSSFGALPIQRVSFDEAKKLFLIAYENGMNLFDTARMYTDSEQKIGYAMKPVRKKIIIATKTHATDVKTFYEHLGSSLKDMQTDYIDIYQIHHPKKMPRPGDPSGIYEALLEVQKKGVVRFIGVSTHRQDVAKDTISSGLYATLQYPLNFLSNNDDIQIAQSCKKNNIGFIAMKAMSGGLLLNARASFAFLRQYDHVVPIWGVQRETELKEILELEKKPPVLNDEIWAIIKKDREELASNFCRACGYCLPCPVEIPIPMAARMSLLLRRMPWQQFMSDDWQKNMQKIEDCTECGDCKKRCPYGLDTPMLLKEMLVDYLQFKKEKNF is encoded by the coding sequence ATGAAAAAAATAAAATTAGGCAGAACCGGTCTGATGGTCGGCCGCAGCAGCTTCGGCGCTTTGCCGATCCAACGCGTGAGCTTTGACGAAGCCAAAAAACTGTTTTTAATAGCCTACGAAAACGGTATGAATTTATTCGACACGGCGCGCATGTACACGGACAGTGAGCAGAAGATCGGCTATGCCATGAAACCAGTCAGGAAAAAGATCATCATTGCCACCAAAACCCACGCGACCGACGTAAAGACATTTTACGAGCACCTTGGATCGAGCCTAAAAGACATGCAGACCGACTACATCGACATTTACCAGATACATCATCCCAAAAAAATGCCGCGGCCCGGTGATCCCAGCGGGATTTACGAAGCACTTTTGGAAGTGCAGAAAAAAGGCGTGGTCCGTTTTATCGGCGTGTCCACCCACCGGCAGGATGTGGCGAAAGACACGATCAGTTCCGGTCTCTATGCCACGCTGCAATATCCTTTGAATTTCCTGTCCAATAATGATGACATTCAGATCGCGCAGAGCTGCAAGAAAAATAATATCGGTTTCATTGCCATGAAAGCGATGTCCGGCGGGCTCCTGCTCAATGCCCGGGCATCGTTCGCGTTCCTGCGCCAGTATGACCATGTGGTTCCGATCTGGGGCGTGCAGAGGGAAACGGAATTGAAAGAGATCCTGGAACTGGAGAAAAAACCGCCGGTTCTTAACGATGAAATTTGGGCCATAATTAAAAAGGACCGCGAAGAATTGGCAAGCAATTTCTGCCGCGCCTGCGGCTACTGTCTCCCCTGCCCTGTCGAGATCCCGATCCCCATGGCGGCACGCATGTCCCTGTTGCTCCGGCGCATGCCCTGGCAGCAGTTCATGAGCGATGATTGGCAGAAGAACATGCAAAAGATCGAGGACTGCACCGAATGCGGGGACTGCAAGAAACGCTGTCCATACGGACTGGACACGCCGATGCTATTGAAAGAAATGTTGGTTGATTACCTGCAATTTAAAAAAGAAAAAAATTTTTGA